In one window of Bdellovibrio bacteriovorus W DNA:
- a CDS encoding hypothetical protein (COG0503 Adenine/guanine phosphoribosyltransferases and related PRPP-binding proteins) — MHRSAFGFVALLLCFFTLTAQAESPLCMAKGQPLPINNEQVLNWKFNSKNAYKNRGNVEGILGKVYKDKTGHRHFQVILGENPRETIEIIYNQSFGKIPTEALTPGSRVQACGDYITAKASNGKYRASPDGAIIHWVHKSNSYHDHGFVMIDDVLYGMEKGNNLAPELPINPEEEYLYETQLPLAI; from the coding sequence ATGCATCGTTCAGCTTTTGGTTTTGTGGCGCTTCTTCTGTGTTTTTTTACCCTTACCGCTCAAGCAGAGTCTCCACTCTGCATGGCCAAGGGACAACCCCTGCCTATCAATAACGAGCAAGTTCTGAATTGGAAATTTAATTCTAAAAATGCCTATAAGAATCGTGGCAACGTTGAAGGTATTCTTGGCAAGGTCTATAAAGACAAAACAGGCCACAGACATTTTCAGGTGATCCTCGGTGAAAACCCTCGCGAAACTATCGAGATTATCTATAACCAGTCTTTCGGTAAAATCCCAACAGAGGCTCTTACTCCAGGATCACGCGTGCAAGCTTGTGGTGATTATATCACGGCAAAAGCTTCTAACGGAAAATACCGTGCTTCACCAGACGGAGCGATCATTCACTGGGTGCACAAATCTAATTCCTACCATGATCATGGTTTTGTGATGATTGATGATGTTCTCTACGGAATGGAAAAAGGTAATAATCTAGCCCCAGAACTTCCAATCAACCCAGAGGAAGAATATCTCTACGAGACCCAACTTCCACTGGCCATCTAG